Genomic segment of Thermoleophilia bacterium:
AGACTGACAGGGTGGTGTGATCAGCTTCTACCAGGAGCTTTTTAAGGCACAGGGTCAGGCAATGGCCACAGAAAGGGTGGGGGTAATGGGCACAGAAAGTAGAGTTGGCTTGGTTCGGCGCACCGGACGCAAAGAGCTTGCTCAGCGCTTTCGCAGTCAGCACATGGGACTGGCTCTGCGTCCGTCTGGACATATCCTAGCTACGGCGGCGACCACGATCGTGCTTTTCCTGCTTGTGTTCTCTTCCTGGACTGGTACAACGGTGGCTGGGGGGCCTGATTTCGTGGACGTCCAGGGTGACGAATGGTTTGCCTCGGCTCTGACCGAGCTCTCAGCTCGGGGGATCGTTCAGGGTTTTCCCGACCAGTCTTTTGGACCCGAGCGTTTCGTGACGAAAGGCCAACTAGCCATTTTTCTCGCCCGAGTTCTGCGTCTAGACAGCTCTCAAGTAGATCCTGTCTCCTGTCTTGTTAACGCGCAAGTCGTCGACGAGACCGAGGTCTCTGACTTTAGGCCTTTTCAGTTAGCGTCTCGACAGGAGGCTGCCGCATGGTTAATGCGAGCTGTCTTGCGTCTGGCCGGTGAGGATAGGACAGGTTGGCCGCTTGACGAGATGAGCCTGAGCTCGGACGAGGGGTCGTCATCCCTCATAGGAGGGCAAGAACAGGATGAGCTAGATGCGTGGCTGGGAGCGTTTCTTGACCGCAATATGATTGACCCACGGTTTTCGAAGTACGTCGCCGAGGCCTTTCGTCTGGGCATTTTTCGTGGGGCGGGAGACGGGTACTTCTATCCCACTATTCCTTTGACAAGAGCAGAGGTGGTGGTGATCCTTCACCGAGCCTTTGTATCGCCGAGCCAGCCGCTCGAAAGTCCGCCGAACCCTACACCGGCCGCGGCAGCATACTCTCCCCTCGAGGTAGGTTCCACGGGGAGAACGGTTCTCATGCTCGAGCGTCGCCTAAGTCAACTTGGGTACGTATGCGGCGATGTCGATGGTGTCTACGACAGGCGCACAAGAGATGCAGTCATGGCCTTCGAGAAGTTTGAGCGGCTTGACCGTGACGGGACTGCTGAACCAGAGGTTTGGGCCCGGCTTTTCTTTGCTGCGGAGACTCCGGCTGCAAGATTGGATTTGCCTGGCAAAAGGGTGGAAGTAGATCTTTCCCGTCAGGTGATGTTGCTCATCGTTGATGGGCGAGTAGTTGCCGTTGTTCACGTCTCAACTGGAAAGGCGGGAACTCCGACCGGGCACGGGACAATATGGCTCAAGCAACGGGGCTGGGTGGAGTCTTCTGTGGGTTGGATGTACTACCCCTGCTACTTCTGGCCTCGCATTGCTATTCACGGGTCTTCGAGTGTTCCCCCGTATCCGGCAAGCCACGGATGTGTCCGAACTCCGGTGTGGATTGCTCCGGAGGTGTTTTCTTGGCTTCAGATAGGGACGAGAGTGGACGTGTACTACTAAGCAGCGCGTGCCGCCCACTAAAGAGCGCGTGCGGTTAGGAGCGCGCGTTCTCGGTGCGTAAACCTGCTAGTTCTCGCCGGAGAAGATCAAGCGCAGAGTAAGCAGCGCGCTCTCTGATCTGGTTGCGTTCCCCGAAAAGACGAAGCTTTTCGACAGTCACTCGCGTGCTTGTTGCGCATGCAACAAAAACGAGGCCAACTGGTTTTTCTGGCGTGCCGCCTTCCGGACCTGCGATCCCCGTAGTGGCGAGACCGCAGTCGGTTCCGAGGAGGTGTCTTACTCCTTGAGCCATTGCCTCAGCAACTTCTTGGCTCACAGCTCCCTTGGAGGCTAGAAGTTCCGCCGGAACACCCAACAACCGCTCCTTTACGCGGTTGTCATAAGCGATAACTCCCCCCAAGAAATATCTACTGCTGCCGGGTACGTCAGTGAGGCGTCTGCCGAGGAGACCTCCAGTACATGACTCAGCTACCGCCACAGTGAGCCCCTGGGCTTGAAGTGTAGCTCCCACCACCTCCGGCAGGGTCTCTCGACCCAGCGAATAGACGTTTGGTTCCAACAGAGACACGATCTGCTTGGTCACGCGCTCAAGCTCTTCTCGCCCCTCTTGATCTCCTCTTCCCCGGAGGATGACAGTTACCCCATCTAGTGCAGCACGGGTACCTATGCTAAGAGTCTTGCTGCGCCAGTTAAGTCCTGAAAGACGGCTAGCAATCACCGACTCGCCCAGCCCAAAGGTGCGAATTCGTCGCACACAGATTGCTTGGTGCTCCTCAAGTCGTTCTTCGAGCATAGGCTGGACATAGTTCTCCCACATGTGCTCAAGCTCCCAGGGCACGCCGGGGAGGGCTACGATGATGGTCGGCCCGTGCAACATCCAGAAGCCAGGGGCAGTGCCCAGAAATGGAATGTCATGTGCTCCCTGGGGAAGAAAGGCCTGCTTGCGGTTGCTTTCACTCATGGGCAGACTGCGAGCGGCAAAGCGCTCCCTTATCTGCTCGAGCAATTCTTCATGGAACTCAAGAGACCTTCCTGTTGCGGCGGCCACTGCTTCACGGGTAAGGTCATCTTCTGTGGGGCCTAGGCCACCGGAAAGTACGAGAACCGAGGGCTTTCGGGATAGAGCCTCTTGAATTGCCTGAACTATGTCGCTCAGTTCATCAAGGACACATGCCGCTCGGGTGACCAAGATGCCCAGCTCCAAGAAGCGCTCTCCCAAGTAGACTTGGTTAGTGTTGACAGTGTCTCCGCGCAGCAGTTCGTCGCCCGTAAAGATGATCTCCGCGGTGTGGGTCTTGCCCAGTTCCGCGCTCGTATTGAGATCGTTCATGGTCGAGGCTCTCCCTTCTTGGTGCAGCAAGCCCTTCTTCACAGGGCAAGGATAAGCGTGTATGATAGCGCCAAAGGCCAGCGACACTAAGGAGCAGGCAAAGATGCTGAGTGATGGTGCTACTGTGAGCGTTTTGCGGCGTGCGGATGACGGGTCTTATGCTCGGTCTGCTCGTTGGTGGCGCCATCAGTTCGTTGGCACTGTTTACGGTGGGCAGCCCTTCTGGCTCTAGCCCCTCGCCTGCGGCGAGGGGCGCCTCCAGCGGCCGAGTGCTTTGACATTCGGCCATTGTGGCGCGATGGATGCGCCGATGTAGTGGTAGGATGCGAGCAAAGAAGGGATGCCATGAGCGAGAACAGAGACATACCAGGTAATCCGAAAACTTCTTCCAGTACTCGGCCCATTGCCGGCGGTCAGCCTGTTTCCATCAAATTTGACGAGCGTGGTCTCGTGCCATGCATAGTTCAAGATTGGCACACGGGGCAGGTGCTCATGCTTGCCTACATGGATGAGGAGGCTATTCGCCGGACGCTAGAAACCCGCACCACCTGGTTCTACAGTCGCTCGCGTCAGGAGTACTGGAATAAGGGTGCGACCTCTGGTCACATCCAAAAGGTGCGCGAGCTTAGGTATGACTGCGACGCTGACACCCTTCTTGCGTTGGTGGAGCAAACCGGGGTCGCCTGTCATACCGGAACCTACACCTGTTTCGACGACCGATGGCTTAGCGCGCCAGCTGATGAGGAGCCGCCTTTTCTCGCTAAACGAGAAAGGTAGGCAGCCATGAAATCGAGCGCGCTATCGGCCGCGCCTTCGCTAGCGGAGGTGCGGGCCCTTAGTTCCACGTATAACGTGATCCCCGTGGCGCATACGTTCATTGCGGACACTGAGACGCCAGTGTCAGCTTTTCTCAAGTTGCGCCAGCCCGCGGGGTGTTTTCTCTTAGAGAGTGCTGAGCGGGGTCTACAGCTGGGCAGATACTCGTTTCTTGGCATAAAGGCCTGGGAAAGCGTGCGTCTTTCTGGCCGGACGGTCACGGTACGTCGCGGGGGGGTAGACACCCAGTACGATCTTTCAGAACACGCTGCCGACCCGTTTGCATTCATGGCTTATCACCTCCAGCGCTATCGGGTTCCACCTCTGGAAGGGCTGCCACCGTTTGTGGGCGGGGCGGTAGGGTACTTTGGGTATGACTGTGCCCGATATGTGGAGCGGTTGCCCTCTGCTCCTCCCGACGATCTTGGCCTGCCCGATATGGCTTTCCTGCTTACTGACGTCATCGTGGTTTTTGATCATTTGCGGCACACGATTACCTTGCTTACCAATGTTTTTGTGGAGGAAGAACCGGATCTCGAGGCGGCCTATCGAGATGCTGTGGAGCGCCTGGCCGAGGTCAAGGATCGACTGCGGGCACCGGTTCCTCCGCCGCGCTGGGAACTTGGCCGCACCACTGGCGGCAGGGGTTCGGAACCTGATTT
This window contains:
- a CDS encoding competence/damage-inducible protein A, coding for MNDLNTSAELGKTHTAEIIFTGDELLRGDTVNTNQVYLGERFLELGILVTRAACVLDELSDIVQAIQEALSRKPSVLVLSGGLGPTEDDLTREAVAAATGRSLEFHEELLEQIRERFAARSLPMSESNRKQAFLPQGAHDIPFLGTAPGFWMLHGPTIIVALPGVPWELEHMWENYVQPMLEERLEEHQAICVRRIRTFGLGESVIASRLSGLNWRSKTLSIGTRAALDGVTVILRGRGDQEGREELERVTKQIVSLLEPNVYSLGRETLPEVVGATLQAQGLTVAVAESCTGGLLGRRLTDVPGSSRYFLGGVIAYDNRVKERLLGVPAELLASKGAVSQEVAEAMAQGVRHLLGTDCGLATTGIAGPEGGTPEKPVGLVFVACATSTRVTVEKLRLFGERNQIRERAAYSALDLLRRELAGLRTENARS
- a CDS encoding S-layer homology domain-containing protein; the encoded protein is MISFYQELFKAQGQAMATERVGVMGTESRVGLVRRTGRKELAQRFRSQHMGLALRPSGHILATAATTIVLFLLVFSSWTGTTVAGGPDFVDVQGDEWFASALTELSARGIVQGFPDQSFGPERFVTKGQLAIFLARVLRLDSSQVDPVSCLVNAQVVDETEVSDFRPFQLASRQEAAAWLMRAVLRLAGEDRTGWPLDEMSLSSDEGSSSLIGGQEQDELDAWLGAFLDRNMIDPRFSKYVAEAFRLGIFRGAGDGYFYPTIPLTRAEVVVILHRAFVSPSQPLESPPNPTPAAAAYSPLEVGSTGRTVLMLERRLSQLGYVCGDVDGVYDRRTRDAVMAFEKFERLDRDGTAEPEVWARLFFAAETPAARLDLPGKRVEVDLSRQVMLLIVDGRVVAVVHVSTGKAGTPTGHGTIWLKQRGWVESSVGWMYYPCYFWPRIAIHGSSSVPPYPASHGCVRTPVWIAPEVFSWLQIGTRVDVYY